The sequence below is a genomic window from Silene latifolia isolate original U9 population chromosome 7, ASM4854445v1, whole genome shotgun sequence.
GTCAGGATCTTTCACCTTCGTCCTCGTATAAAAGGATTTTTGCCTGGCTAGAGGGCTTATTATCCtttgcctgactggagggctttgaTTATGCCGTTTTGGTGTTGGTAACCAAATATATTCAGGCACGATTGAGTGCTATACAGGCTAagggagtggccctcaatcctgaacatttgtttatgCATATTATAGAAAATTGATAAATGAATATATTGAGCAGAAACAATTTTTCAGGATTCAAGTAAAGTAGTTTTTATTAGAATAGTAGGCATGTGAATTTACAGACAGGTGGGCAGGAAAAGAATGCACATCGTCACGTATCATGTTCAGGAAAGGCATATTGATTATTCACGAATTGCATATGATACATTCAGATGAATAAGTTTGGGTTTTTACCTTGAATATGCAAGATAAAATTTACCACGAGTATGATTATGCTTTAGGCGTGGAACATTTTTGGATGGGTGACATTCCAAGATATTGGAATAATGTACCCTTGTAGTGTTTGTGGCCTGTAAGTGCCTTGTTCAATAATTGAATCAATTGGGTAGAAGCCTTCTATTGTAAGAGCTAGTTATGCCTGATGACATATTTCTAGTATTTGGAAGACTTTTCGCAAGATAAGGTGCTCTATCTTTGAAAACTTTATTCCTGACATTCTTGCTTTAACTCTTGGCTGCTGCGTGGTGTTAGGATGTTATCTTGAttctggctgcatctcttagttaTTCCTTCAAGGTCAGGCTTGTCATTTGTTTTAATGGTGTTCAAGCCGTATCTTGGTGTTGGTATGTAGACCTCTCTTTTGCCCATCTACCCTGCTTCCTGATCAGCTTCTTTTTCAAATAGTTTATAACCACTTTGTTGTTTGATTGTGCCTAACATTTTGCTTTTGGATAGCCTGACATCCTGCGGATAAAGAAAAAGGAGACAAGTAATCGTGTTAGATTATTGGAGCATGTTTGTGTCAAGCTTCACATTTTGTGTTGTAGTCCAGGCAATTGGCCCTCAGCGTTGGCCAATAGTAGTCAGTGAGCATCTTGCTGGCCAGGCTTCTTCCTCTTTGTGGTTGACACAACATCCATCGTGTATGCCCTGGAGATCTTGCTTAGCTTTGTGTGGTTCAAGACATCTCAAGTATGGTTCAGCCCTGAGCCCTCATGTccgcatctagtagacttttacttactgAATAGGCTGGGTGTTGCTGATCGTTATCTTTCCTGACCAGGACTATACTGATGATTGTCTCAGTCACAAGAATGAGTAAACTGATAGTGGTTTCCTTTTGCCTGGCCAGGCCAATAACAGAGGAGTAGAAAAATAGTTTGGAGTGTTGTCTCATGATCAGGAGTTCACACGAATAATTGTATTTTCCTTTCAGGGAGGTTATAGAAAGCTTTGCATGTTTCTAAGGGCCTGGATAAGAATCTGTCCAGGGTTGCAACTTTTCCTGCCAGGCGAGAGCTTTTGGATGCCCCCGATCGACTTTGATGATTGGAGCTCCGGTTTGCTTTAATCTGCTCGTGACAGCTTCTAGGCCTCTTTTGGTTTCCTTGTAACTTATAAACTTACCACATGGCACACAATGTTGTATTTGATAGGACTAAAATTATATCATATCTTCCAAAATAGTCACAAGTAGTTTCTAAATGATTCACATAAATTATTCAATTACAACCATGTTGACTAGCTGGTCAGGATAGATTGTGTCTTTAATTGTCCAGGCATCGTCAACCATTAATACTAACGGTCAGGCCAGGCCAATTTATCTTTCCAAAACAGTCAGGTCAGGCTAATTTTCTCTCCAAAAACAGTCAGGTCAGGCTAATTTTCTTTCCAAAAACAGTCAGGTCAGGCTGATTTTCTGTCCAAGAAAGTCAGGTCAGGCTGATTTTCTATCCAAAAACAGTCAGGCCAGGCTAATTTTTTGTCCAAAAACACTAAGGTCAGGCTAATTTTCTCTCCAAAAAGAGTCAGGTCAGGCTTGACTAACAGTAGTGTATCAGAACTGACTAAGAATATCATATATAGGATggttattttgtttttgttttttaaaatATTTGATCTATAATTGTTTTCGAATTTGTACTGCGATGACATATATATTTAAATTTTATAGAAAGGATAAGGACTTATCTGTGCAGGAATATTTGAACACCCATGTTGGGCCAGGATGAAAACCTTATCCTGACCAGGCTTTTGTGCAGCTTGGAAATATCTGGTTAGGGCATCCCAGCCAGGCTAGCATATGACGACCAGGCATCAGCCAAGAGAGGGAATGAAGGACATGCCTATCGTGATAGATTAATAGCCTTGCATAATAATTCCTGGTAGAACTTTCTCCCCTGATAAGACTGGACTGTCCTGCACCGATACTGTTCAGGGCTGACTTTCAAGCATATTCCGGTCAGGACTAAGTTTTCCAGCCAGGCTTAGATTTTTGAAGTTCGAAGTTGCATCTCCTAAGAACATAAAATTATTAGAATAAACAAAATATAAAATTGAAATGTTGAAGTAAGATCAAAGTACCATTATTTTAAGATATATTGCATAGAGTTTGCGAAATTTGTATTGGATTTGAGAAAGacttatctttgaatttctttAGTGAGAAATTTGCACTTGAACTCCACATTCTCTTATGCAATGCTATACTTATGGTTATTGGAAGGGCTTCTAGCTTGTCTTGACAATATTTCTCTTGGAATCAACCTTTGTCCATTCGAAGTATAGGGTTATGGAAATTTTTGTATCGATCTTTCTTAAGGCTCTCAAAACTTGTTGTGGAGAAGAAGAGATATTGTCAATAATGTATAGGAATGATAAACTagttgccccacggtgggcgccaattgttttaacCGAATTTTACGCAGCCTGGAATCCGGTCAGGCATTCCAGGGTATTCCGGCCAGGATAGATTATGGTgaggttaactagtatcatcctattatgatggttttgtggttgtacctttgcagggttgattataaagtaaaaagagacataataaaagtaaagaataataaaatgagacatgacacaatgatttatacgtggaaaaacccttgaatgggaaaaaaaccacgggcaccaagccaggagaggatttcattATGTATTTTGCGTAATATAAGAACAATGTCGTAATTGCTAAATAATTGTATTATTTGCTTAAGGTAGAGTAGATGAGAGTGGGATGAGATGTCCCTTGAATGAGCTTcatcccttcttatttatagtcTTATATCTTGTCAACGGTCTTCTCCTTGTGAATAGGAAGTAGCTCCTCTTTTATAGGATCAGTCCCTTGATTGTAGTTGACTGCCCCTTGCTTCTAAGTGCTGCCACCATATTAGTTAGCTAGGGTTTAAGATTTTTACTTCATGTAGTAAAGGATGTGGACTTAGTCTTCCACCAAAGTAGGAACAACTTGAAGACTTAGTCTTATTCACATGTGACTAATTGCTTGGCATCCAATATTTGTAAATATCTTCTCCATATTGTATGTTGGTCGTCCACCTTATCCCCGCATACCTCTCCTGGCCTGTACCAATGCCTGTCAGGCTAAACTGCTTTGTACGCAATCCTGACAATGCCTGCTGTACCCTAACAATGCCTGATGTCTTCTTTGTACCACGACAATGCCCGCCGTCTTGTCTTGACTTATAATAAGGCCTCGACCGAGTTGTACCGATCGCATTTTCAGTATGATGCCCCGTCCGCCTGATATAGTCTTCTAGCTTTGTCTCCTTGCACTCGGACCGCTACGTTGAACTTGCACGAACGTCATGAGGTCGAATTCTAGCCCGACAAGCGGTGTAAAATATCAAGCTCAACAGTAATTATGTTGTTTTGTGCTTAGATCTAcaacttatactccctccaattttcttttatcttcccgtttcttttgggcacaaaaattaagaaaggggtAGAAAGAAGGAATAGagtagaataaagtattgtaaaattgtgaaatttataggggagagaaaataataaagaatgaataatgaataaagaatagataaagtaatgggagttgttgattttttaggagataaattaataaaaaatgaaggaaacttaccaaaaaaagaaagagggaagatagtcaaacttgtgtgaaaaaataaagagggaagataataggaaattggagggagtatatgttaaTTTAAGCATGTCtaaaaaaaacccccaaatttcgaaaccctaattaagTTGAACGATTTATGCATGTTAATTGTTGTTTAGTTATGTATTTGGGGGAAATTAGGTTATAGTTAGTTGATTTAtactaaatttgttcaattttcttGTATAGAATGAAAATTTGTGATTTTCCTCTAATTTGTTATTGGGATGGAGAAGTGTTGGAGCAAAATGGATGTGTATCTTATTTTAGCTAGTACAAAGATGACGTATCTTGAATTAGTTGAAGAGATATATAAGGGAATCGGCATTCAAagtttgggtactcaattgagGGTGATGATGAAATTTCCAAGTTCCGGGTGTTTCAAAGTTGTACCCCTTAATAATGAAGGAGCCTTTAAAGTATTATGGGCAAGTATTCGTCATTCACATGCTCCTTCAATGGACATATTTGTAGAAGTTTCCACTAGTCAAATTGTCAATCCTACATCAAGTATTAGGCTAGATGATGTCGCTCAATTTGTATCTCTTGAAACTAATGACGTAAATGATGGAGAATTTGATGGTAACTTACaaggtgatgagattgatgaggaaTTGGCAATACTGGTACTTGATGAGAATTTGTTGGCAAATGAAGAAGATGGCGATGATGATCTTATCTTTGCTAGTGCTCCCATTGTTGAGTTTAATAAGCTTGATCAATTAGATGAGGATGAATTGAATAGTTGGAAAACTTGGGAGAATATGGTTCGACATGAACACGGGAAAGAGTTTGCAGTTGGACAAGTGTTCCCAAACAAAGCTTCACTTAGTGATGAGGTGACATCATATAGTGTTAAAGCAAATCAATTTTTCAACGTTGCCGAATCAAAGCCTAATACTATTACCTTCAAATGTGTCTGGTCTCCTACACCATGCAATTGGCGATTAAGGGCTACACAAAAAGACTTTCATTGTAAAGCTTTTACCTTTGTCACATACAAAGGTCCTCATGACGAGTCTTGTGTTTGTGACATGGTTCCTCGAGACCACATTAATTTGAAACGAGCATTCATTAGTCATGAGATTCGTAACCTTGTTGAGGGAGATTGGGGATATAAGGTGAACTCTGTTGTTACTCACATTTTAGATAAGTATGGTTACACAATTTCATACACCAAAGCTTGGAATGAAAAACAAAGAGTAATTGAGGAAATATTTGGAGATTGGGATAAATCATATGAGTTGCTACCTCGTTTCATGCATGGTTTAAAAGAATCTAATCCTGGCACTATTGTCCAATTTTATACCACACCAACAACGAACCCAAATGTGCAAACATTCAAGCGTGTTTTTTGGGCATTTAAACCATGTATTGACGGCTTTGAACATTGTCGACCAGTTTTAAGCATTGATGGAACTCACTTATATGGAAAGTTCAAGGGAACTATTTTGACAGCTATGTCAATTGATGCCAATAACCAAATTTTTCCAGTTGCTTTTGTTATTGTTGAAGCCGAAAATACCGATAGTTGGCCTTGGTTTATGTCTTGCATAAGAGTCTTTGTCACCAAAAGAAGTGGGTTGTGTGTCATATCCGATAGACAGAAGGGGATTACGAAAGCAATGAGTGAAGTTGGTAGTGGGTGGGAGGAGCCGTATGCTTATCATAGAGTTTGCATTCGTCATTTGGCATCAAATGTTAACACAAGATTTAGGAATAATGCAGTTAAAGAAATGTTTGGGTCAACGGCAATGCATTTTCAAAACAAGAAGTTTGACATAGGATTTAATCGTCTAGGTGAGTTGAATAGAGAGGCACAATAATATGTTGCTGAAATTGGAGTAGAGAAGTGATCAATTTGTCATGACGGTGGACATAGATATGGAATATTGACTACTAACTTGGCGGAGGCATTTAATAATGTGCTTAAAGGAGTACGTTTTCTTCCCATAACCGCACTTGTAAAGTGTGTATTTTTTAGAGTTAATGCGTACTTTGTTGAGCGACTTGAGTTTGCAAGGAAACGGTTAATTAAAGGGCTTCATTATAGTACGAAGATCACAACCTTGTTGGAGAAAAATTGCAAAAAAGGAGCATACCATAAGGTTGTAGCTTTTGACCATGTTGGAGGGGTGTACCAAGTCACAACACGTAGAGGTTCACGACCCATGTCATATGGTAACCATTTGCACACCGTTGATTTATCCAAGAGGACATGTACTTGTAACAAATTTCAAACATACAAGTATCCTTGTTCACACGTGTATGCATGCCGTTTGTAAAAAGAAGGGCTTAAATGATACCCAATTTGTGGACATCACCTACACTACTGGAGAACACTTGGCTTCATATGCTTCTAAATTTCACCCTTTGAAAGATGAGGCTTATTGGGGTCCTTACAATGGGCCTAAAATAGTGTGTGATGAGCTAAATAAACGGGGAAAAGGAAGACGGAAGAGTAAAAGATTTCTTAATGAAATGGATGAGAAGAGTAAGAACAAGGTGTCATGTAGTTTGTGTCGTGGTTTAGGCCACAATAAAAAAAACTTGCAATATGAGAGTTAACAATTCACAAGGGTATTCTACTACTTACACTTCTCCTTATTTTTTtccattattttttttattaattaaacATTTCTATTATCTATGCTAAACTAACAACTCTTCAACTCTTTCAAATGAACAAGACTAATGGAACAACGTCAACAACCAGGCCCGGTGAACCCGGCACTTCTCACACAACAAGAGGTTCACAGGAGCAAGGCAATATTAGAAGGGGTGGACGTTGGTTCCCTCCGATGTAGGTCACATATAGTTTCGCACAAGGGGTTTATGGTAAGTGATCGTGTAGTTGATTTCATTAGGGACACACAATTTTTCTTTATTCATAGGATAGTAGGTTTGAAGTTTAATGTGGATTTAATAAGTGCAATTGTGGGCGTGGGAGCGGATTACAATTGGTCGACCTACACTCACGGGACCCGTTAATGCTACTCATCATGGACCGAACCCATTAGGTTTTCAATATCAACTAAGGATTGACTCGTTGGGTCGTAGGTGGCTAAGTGTGAATCGTAAGAGACCGGAAGGCATTACCACACTACATGGGTATAGGGATGCTTTCGATACAATGCGACATGATCAGTTTATATGGCAACCTTACACCCAACAGGTTTTATCTTTTTAGCCCGAGTTTTGTTATGATGACTCCGATGATTGGGCAGTGATGTCACATATGATTTGTTTCGACATTGTTGAGTGGCATTTTCCTAATAGAGTAGCTCGTCAATTTGGGTGGAAACAAGATATCC
It includes:
- the LOC141589705 gene encoding uncharacterized protein LOC141589705 codes for the protein MTYLELVEEIYKGIGIQSLGTQLRVMMKFPSSGCFKVVPLNNEGAFKVLWASIRHSHAPSMDIFVEVSTSQIVNPTSSIRLDDVAQFVSLETNDVNDGEFDGNLQGDEIDEELAILVLDENLLANEEDGDDDLIFASAPIVEFNKLDQLDEDELNSWKTWENMVRHEHGKEFAVGQVFPNKASLSDEVTSYSVKANQFFNVAESKPNTITFKCVWSPTPCNWRLRATQKDFHCKAFTFVTYKGPHDESCVCDMVPRDHINLKRAFISHEIRNLVEGDWGYKVNSVVTHILDKYGYTISYTKAWNEKQRVIEEIFGDWDKSYELLPRFMHGLKESNPGTIVQFYTTPTTNPNVQTFKRVFWAFKPCIDGFEHCRPVLSIDGTHLYGKFKGTILTAMSIDANNQIFPVAFVIVEAENTDSWPWFMSCIRVFVTKRSGLCVISDRQKGITKAMSEVGSGWEEPYAYHRVCIRHLASNVNTRFRNNAVKEMFGSTAMHFQNKKFDIGFNRLGELNREAQ